A section of the Pedobacter sp. HDW13 genome encodes:
- a CDS encoding outer membrane protein transport protein — MYKRINYIAAILVLVGGLSAQAQVTTSSPYSRYGLGNIKGSLLPQLRAMGGISTAVNKVSGFNYINMQNPASYAGISLTTIDIGMSASINNLSRGNLNESTFNSTFSHLAFAAPVGRKSALSFGILPYSDLGYTYRNKVKIDTTSVDQVYEGEGGLSKAYFGYGYRFGDHLRIGANLEYIFGNLQTTRSTEYSSAIVGAYNAKLQNKNSVGGLAYSYGIQYDFNVGKKTLVTLGYSGSTSGKINSSQTFFATRYLRDANGNEQPALDTLSRIDKGKSNLTLPLTHNFGIAIQQNDKWMIGADFRMSKWSETTINNVSQGLQDSWGASLGGQWTPDAYSYNSYMKRVDYRLGFNYDKTYIQVNNQNIKQMGASLGFGFPLPSANGGTAFYKINFTTEVGQRGTLNNNLVKEQYINFHLGFTLNDTWFRKYRVD, encoded by the coding sequence ATGTACAAAAGAATAAATTATATTGCAGCCATACTCGTTCTAGTTGGTGGTTTAAGTGCTCAGGCACAGGTTACTACATCATCGCCATATTCAAGATATGGGCTTGGTAATATAAAAGGCTCTTTGTTGCCTCAATTGCGGGCAATGGGTGGAATTTCTACTGCTGTAAACAAAGTAAGCGGTTTTAACTACATCAATATGCAGAACCCTGCATCATATGCCGGTATTTCGTTAACCACTATCGATATTGGTATGAGCGCAAGTATCAATAACTTAAGCAGAGGCAATTTAAACGAGAGTACCTTTAACTCTACTTTTAGCCATTTGGCCTTTGCAGCACCAGTAGGTAGAAAATCGGCTTTGAGCTTTGGTATTTTGCCTTATTCTGATTTAGGTTATACTTACAGGAACAAGGTTAAAATTGATACTACTTCGGTTGATCAGGTTTACGAAGGTGAAGGCGGTTTATCGAAAGCATACTTTGGTTACGGCTATCGTTTTGGCGATCATTTAAGAATTGGGGCCAACTTGGAATACATTTTTGGTAACCTGCAAACTACGCGTTCAACCGAATACAGCAGCGCAATTGTTGGGGCCTATAATGCCAAACTTCAAAATAAAAACAGTGTAGGTGGTTTAGCTTATTCTTATGGTATCCAGTACGATTTTAATGTAGGTAAGAAAACATTGGTAACCCTGGGTTATTCGGGTAGCACTTCGGGTAAAATAAATTCGAGCCAGACCTTTTTCGCAACCCGCTATCTTAGAGATGCGAATGGCAATGAGCAACCGGCATTGGATACTTTGAGTAGAATTGATAAAGGAAAATCTAACCTTACTTTGCCATTAACCCATAACTTTGGTATAGCTATTCAGCAGAATGATAAATGGATGATCGGTGCTGATTTTAGAATGAGCAAATGGTCGGAAACCACAATCAATAATGTTAGCCAGGGTTTGCAAGACAGCTGGGGAGCATCGTTAGGTGGCCAGTGGACTCCTGATGCTTATTCTTACAACAGTTATATGAAACGTGTTGATTACCGCTTAGGCTTTAATTACGATAAAACGTATATTCAGGTAAACAATCAGAACATTAAACAAATGGGCGCTTCGTTGGGTTTTGGTTTCCCGCTACCATCAGCAAATGGAGGTACGGCATTTTATAAAATTAACTTTACAACTGAGGTTGGGCAAAGAGGAACTTTAAACAATAACCTGGTTAAAGAACAGTATATTAATTTCCACCTTGGCTTTACCTTAAACGATACCTGGTTCCGTAAGTACCGCGTAGACTAA
- a CDS encoding type III pantothenate kinase, with translation MRTLSIDIGNSAAKVAVFLNKEIVHHQRFNKLGIIDLAQLIEKFSPNKSIISSVNQEISQLEGFLKKHTEYTRFSALLTNGVQNRYKTPATLGLDRWAAVLGANGLFPASASLIVDAGTCITYDVLSLSKAYFGGSISPGINMRFRAVHEFTGRLPLVEWNEQEEITEGTDTQSAIKNGVLQGVINEIEGFIALNNKKESALKVIITGGDANFLYKQLQNSIFAPQIIKDPYLVLKGLNEAIAD, from the coding sequence ATGCGCACGTTAAGCATTGATATTGGAAATTCTGCTGCTAAGGTGGCTGTTTTTTTAAATAAAGAAATCGTTCACCATCAGCGTTTTAATAAACTTGGGATTATTGATCTGGCTCAGCTGATAGAGAAATTTTCACCAAATAAATCAATTATAAGCAGTGTTAATCAGGAAATTAGCCAGCTTGAGGGGTTTTTAAAAAAACATACTGAATATACGCGTTTTTCGGCCTTGTTAACCAATGGTGTGCAAAACAGATATAAAACGCCTGCCACTCTAGGATTAGATAGATGGGCTGCTGTTTTGGGTGCAAACGGATTATTCCCGGCAAGTGCCAGCTTAATTGTAGATGCGGGGACATGCATCACCTACGATGTTTTAAGCCTATCAAAAGCATATTTTGGTGGAAGCATCAGTCCGGGGATTAATATGCGTTTCAGGGCAGTACACGAATTTACTGGACGCCTGCCTTTGGTAGAGTGGAATGAGCAGGAAGAAATAACAGAAGGGACAGACACACAATCGGCAATTAAAAATGGCGTTTTACAAGGTGTAATAAATGAAATTGAAGGCTTTATTGCCCTAAATAATAAAAAAGAGAGTGCTTTGAAGGTAATTATAACCGGTGGCGATGCTAATTTTTTGTATAAGCAATTACAAAACAGCATCTTTGCGCCTCAAATTATAAAAGATCCCTACTTGGTATTAAAAGGATTAAATGAAGCTATTGCAGATTAA
- a CDS encoding DUF6427 family protein: MINQFRKLNPVNLIFLLAYTFFMRMAIFYETPSQLNFDFLEPFARLLINVDLDNAFTAQTNIFIAAVLVYVQALIFNRVVNNHNLLGKPSFLPGLMFVTGTSLFMPFMTLNPALICNFLLIWIIDKFLKLGKSANSITTVFDIGMIIAIGTLVYFPFMGMLLMIFLALLLFRSFNWREWVAGLIGFITVFFFLAVFYYWKDNLSSFYQIWKPLGNKFPSVFKINYNDYLVLIPVAIIIILASLQLRENFFRSFISTRKSFQLLFFMFIVAIVSFYLKPNFRTWHFLLCVPPGAVLLAYYFSNAKKRWFYETLFLLFVLSVQYFLFV; encoded by the coding sequence ATGATTAATCAGTTTAGAAAGCTAAATCCAGTTAACCTCATATTTTTGCTGGCCTACACATTTTTTATGCGTATGGCTATCTTTTATGAAACACCTTCGCAGTTAAATTTCGATTTTCTGGAGCCTTTTGCCCGCTTATTGATCAACGTAGATCTCGATAATGCTTTTACAGCACAAACGAATATTTTTATTGCGGCGGTTTTGGTTTATGTGCAGGCCTTAATTTTTAACAGGGTTGTAAACAATCATAACTTATTGGGTAAACCAAGTTTTTTGCCCGGATTAATGTTTGTAACGGGCACAAGTTTGTTTATGCCATTTATGACTTTAAATCCGGCGCTGATTTGTAATTTCCTGCTCATCTGGATTATCGATAAGTTTTTAAAACTGGGAAAAAGTGCCAATTCTATAACCACGGTTTTCGATATCGGGATGATCATTGCCATTGGTACCCTGGTTTATTTCCCTTTTATGGGCATGCTGCTCATGATTTTTTTAGCATTACTGCTTTTTAGGTCGTTTAACTGGCGCGAATGGGTAGCCGGGCTAATCGGTTTTATTACCGTATTCTTTTTCCTTGCCGTATTTTACTATTGGAAAGATAATTTGAGCTCTTTTTATCAAATCTGGAAACCTTTGGGTAATAAGTTTCCATCGGTGTTTAAAATCAACTATAACGATTATTTGGTGCTTATTCCGGTAGCCATTATCATTATCCTGGCATCGTTACAATTGCGCGAAAATTTCTTCAGGAGTTTTATCAGTACGCGGAAAAGTTTTCAATTGCTTTTTTTCATGTTTATTGTGGCTATTGTTAGTTTTTACCTCAAACCTAATTTTCGTACCTGGCATTTTCTGCTTTGCGTGCCACCGGGGGCAGTACTGTTAGCTTACTATTTTAGCAATGCCAAAAAGCGCTGGTTTTACGAAACTTTGTTCCTCTTGTTCGTGCTTTCGGTGCAGTACTTTCTGTTTGTTTAA
- a CDS encoding glycosyltransferase family protein, with translation MGKTDFKPLCPTKYHIGFHFDRYDTFIHTPVIRAEIRNLESINLGHYTVYLPAIDDKRLVKLFTQIPNVKWEVFSKHSKVAYQEGNVFVEPVNNEKFNKSLASCEGLFTGGGFEGPAEALYLKKKLLVAPMRFQFEQQCNAYALKQFGLPVIWGSSRNWLPIVKDWVENPQKHEFNFPDETAQIIDDMVKKYARI, from the coding sequence CTGGGGAAAACTGATTTTAAGCCGTTATGCCCCACCAAATATCATATTGGCTTCCATTTCGATCGTTACGATACTTTTATCCATACGCCGGTAATCAGGGCCGAAATCAGAAACCTGGAAAGTATAAATTTGGGGCATTACACGGTGTATCTTCCGGCTATTGATGATAAACGTTTGGTAAAGCTTTTTACCCAGATCCCGAATGTGAAATGGGAAGTTTTTTCTAAACACAGTAAAGTAGCTTATCAGGAAGGCAATGTTTTTGTAGAGCCTGTAAACAACGAAAAATTCAATAAAAGCTTAGCTAGCTGCGAAGGTTTATTTACGGGTGGTGGTTTTGAAGGGCCAGCCGAGGCACTTTATTTAAAGAAAAAATTGTTGGTTGCCCCTATGCGTTTTCAGTTTGAACAGCAGTGCAACGCTTATGCCTTAAAGCAGTTTGGTTTGCCGGTTATTTGGGGAAGCAGCCGCAACTGGTTGCCAATTGTTAAAGACTGGGTAGAAAATCCCCAAAAACACGAATTTAATTTTCCAGATGAAACTGCCCAGATTATTGATGATATGGTGAAAAAATATGCCAGGATCTAG
- a CDS encoding glycosyltransferase family protein codes for MKILYAIQGTGNGHISRAREIIPLLQKYGELDILVSGTQADVKLSQPVKYQLHGFSFIFGKKGGVDHYKTWLNMNLFRFRKDMKQLPLKDYNLIVNDFEPVSAWACKLQGIECVSLSHQAAFKSKKVPRPKTLDWGKLILSRYAPPNIILASISIVTILLSIRR; via the coding sequence ATGAAGATACTTTACGCGATACAGGGAACGGGAAATGGACATATTAGCAGGGCCAGGGAAATTATTCCTTTGCTCCAAAAATATGGTGAGCTTGATATTTTAGTGAGCGGCACACAGGCCGATGTTAAACTCAGTCAGCCGGTAAAATACCAGTTGCATGGTTTTAGCTTTATTTTTGGCAAAAAAGGTGGTGTAGACCATTATAAAACCTGGCTGAACATGAATCTTTTCCGCTTTAGAAAAGACATGAAACAGCTTCCCCTGAAAGATTATAACCTGATTGTTAATGACTTTGAGCCGGTAAGCGCCTGGGCATGTAAGCTGCAGGGCATTGAATGCGTTTCATTAAGCCATCAGGCCGCTTTTAAATCGAAAAAAGTACCACGGCCGAAAACTTTGGACTGGGGAAAACTGATTTTAAGCCGTTATGCCCCACCAAATATCATATTGGCTTCCATTTCGATCGTTACGATACTTTTATCCATACGCCGGTAA
- a CDS encoding UDP-2,3-diacylglucosamine diphosphatase: MDKRNVDVVVISDVHLGTYGCHAKELLKYLKSIKPKTLILNGDIIDIWQFSKSYWPESHMKVIRKLMKFVSEGVQVHYLTGNHDEMLRKFDGMEMGTFHLQNKLILELDGKKAWFFHGDVFDVTMQHSKWLAKLGAVGYDTLILINSFVNWVLTALRREKMSFSKKIKAKFKDAVKFINSFEQTAAELAIEKGYQYVVCGHIHQAEKREIATDEGSVTYLNSGDWVESLTALEYENQNWTVFKYEHQHFIKDELDEGLLSDAEDLKSKLDINILLQNIKYEIAQ; encoded by the coding sequence ATGGACAAGAGAAATGTTGATGTAGTCGTGATCTCCGACGTGCATTTGGGCACCTATGGCTGCCATGCTAAAGAGCTTTTAAAGTATCTTAAAAGTATTAAACCCAAAACATTGATTTTAAATGGCGATATCATTGATATCTGGCAGTTTAGCAAAAGTTACTGGCCCGAATCGCACATGAAAGTCATCCGTAAGCTGATGAAGTTTGTTTCGGAAGGCGTGCAGGTGCATTATTTAACTGGCAACCACGATGAGATGCTCCGCAAATTTGATGGTATGGAAATGGGTACATTCCATCTTCAGAATAAACTAATTTTAGAACTCGACGGTAAAAAAGCCTGGTTTTTTCATGGTGATGTGTTTGATGTGACCATGCAACATTCTAAATGGCTGGCCAAACTGGGTGCGGTAGGTTACGATACCTTAATTCTGATCAATAGTTTTGTAAACTGGGTATTAACGGCACTAAGAAGAGAAAAAATGAGTTTCTCGAAAAAAATAAAAGCTAAATTTAAAGATGCTGTTAAATTCATTAACAGTTTTGAACAAACTGCAGCTGAACTGGCGATTGAAAAAGGTTATCAATACGTAGTTTGCGGACATATCCACCAGGCCGAAAAAAGGGAAATTGCTACCGATGAAGGAAGTGTTACCTATTTAAACAGTGGTGATTGGGTAGAAAGTTTAACCGCTTTAGAATATGAAAACCAAAATTGGACGGTTTTTAAATATGAGCATCAGCATTTTATCAAAGATGAATTGGACGAAGGACTCCTGTCTGACGCCGAAGATTTGAAGAGTAAACTGGATATAAATATTCTTTTGCAGAATATAAAATATGAAATTGCCCAATAA
- a CDS encoding YfhO family protein: MNNWFNKNGIHLAIIAFFVVITFAYFSPVLQGKAPQQGDVLQAKAMQKEIMDIKEKDGKGPLWTNQMFGGMPAYQIWVQYPLNITTYGIDVIKGVFPDPVGTVLLYLLGAYLLFCVLKINPWLAAAGAIAFAFTSYNFIIIAAGHSNKALAIGFFAPILAAIILTLRGRYLVGASLLALFMALEIRSNHIQMTYYLFMALAILAGIELYHAFKAKQLATFGKAIAYIVAGIFLSVLVNAGTLWTTYQYGKETIRGKSNLTTDKAEPSNGLDKEYAYQWSQGVGESFSFLIPNIYGGASSIDEIIKPESNTYKAVEKNLSGVDPRQAIGYMAQNLGTNQYWGNKPGTAGPYYFGAIICFLFVFGLFIVKHRWKWWILGTSILLMFLSFGSNLPFISDIFFDYLPGYNKFRAVESILAIVGFLVPLLAILAVKEAQEGKYDQKYLVQRLIWSAGITGGFALIIAVIPTAFFSFTQANQAQVLDALTQTLQNNRGAAMEILNAIVADRVALARADALRTLLFVTIGFGITWAFITKKMNMQLAFGLLALFVLIDLWQVDRRYLNNQNFVNKSDLASHYQPRDVDNFISADKDPNFRVFDLSLGDPFKSAETSYFHKTVGGFHSARLKRFQELVDKQMTKSINQDVLDMLNTKYIITQDPQNGSYKMQRNATAAGNAWFVQSVQFAKNSDEEMKAISSFDAKKEAIVDESYKDLIDTKRLGTGQEGFIRLTTYNPDHLTYEYSSAKDVIAVFSEIYYKEGWKMYIDGVEKPYFRADYVLRAAQLEAGNHKLEFIFHPTAYYAGEKISLAGSILLLAGLGFGFYNEEKKKKKAVKAKA; encoded by the coding sequence ATGAATAACTGGTTTAATAAAAATGGCATACACCTGGCCATTATTGCATTTTTTGTAGTCATTACATTTGCCTACTTCAGTCCTGTTTTACAGGGTAAAGCGCCACAACAAGGCGATGTTTTGCAGGCAAAAGCCATGCAGAAAGAAATTATGGATATTAAGGAAAAAGATGGTAAAGGACCTCTTTGGACCAACCAGATGTTTGGCGGTATGCCCGCTTATCAAATCTGGGTTCAATATCCTCTAAACATTACTACTTATGGTATCGATGTAATAAAAGGTGTATTTCCTGATCCAGTGGGAACGGTTTTACTTTATCTTTTAGGTGCTTATTTATTATTCTGCGTACTAAAAATAAACCCATGGCTTGCTGCGGCAGGCGCCATTGCTTTTGCGTTTACTTCGTACAACTTCATTATTATTGCTGCCGGGCATAGTAACAAGGCGTTGGCTATAGGCTTCTTTGCCCCTATATTGGCAGCGATAATTCTTACGCTGCGAGGCCGTTATTTGGTTGGGGCTAGTTTACTGGCCTTGTTTATGGCGTTAGAAATCCGCTCTAACCACATCCAAATGACCTATTATTTGTTTATGGCGTTGGCTATTTTGGCTGGTATAGAACTTTATCATGCCTTTAAAGCTAAGCAACTGGCTACATTTGGTAAAGCTATTGCCTATATTGTAGCGGGTATTTTTTTATCGGTGCTGGTAAATGCAGGTACCTTGTGGACCACCTATCAGTATGGTAAAGAAACCATTCGTGGTAAATCTAACCTTACTACCGATAAAGCTGAGCCATCAAATGGATTAGATAAAGAATATGCTTACCAGTGGAGTCAAGGTGTTGGCGAAAGTTTCTCTTTCTTAATTCCTAACATTTATGGTGGTGCAAGCAGTATCGATGAAATCATTAAACCTGAAAGCAATACCTATAAAGCAGTTGAAAAGAATCTTTCAGGTGTAGACCCACGTCAGGCTATTGGTTACATGGCCCAAAACCTTGGAACCAACCAGTACTGGGGAAATAAGCCGGGTACTGCAGGTCCTTACTATTTTGGCGCTATTATTTGTTTCCTTTTTGTGTTTGGCTTATTTATTGTTAAACACCGTTGGAAATGGTGGATTTTAGGGACAAGTATTTTATTAATGTTCCTTTCTTTTGGAAGTAACTTGCCATTTATCTCCGATATTTTCTTTGATTATCTGCCTGGTTATAATAAATTCAGAGCAGTAGAATCAATATTGGCAATTGTAGGCTTCCTGGTTCCTTTGTTGGCTATTTTGGCTGTTAAGGAAGCGCAAGAAGGAAAATACGATCAGAAATATCTGGTGCAGCGCTTAATCTGGTCGGCTGGTATTACCGGTGGCTTTGCTTTAATTATTGCTGTAATTCCAACTGCGTTTTTCAGCTTTACGCAAGCCAATCAGGCACAGGTTTTAGATGCATTAACCCAAACTTTACAGAATAACAGAGGTGCTGCAATGGAAATTTTAAATGCCATTGTTGCAGATCGCGTTGCTTTGGCGCGTGCTGATGCTTTGCGTACCTTGTTGTTCGTTACCATTGGTTTTGGTATTACTTGGGCATTTATCACCAAAAAAATGAACATGCAACTGGCTTTTGGTTTGCTGGCTTTGTTTGTTTTAATCGATTTATGGCAGGTAGACCGCCGTTATTTAAACAACCAGAATTTTGTAAACAAATCGGATCTGGCCAGCCATTATCAGCCGCGTGATGTAGATAATTTTATTTCGGCTGATAAGGATCCCAACTTTAGGGTTTTCGACTTATCATTGGGCGATCCGTTTAAAAGTGCAGAAACTTCTTATTTCCATAAAACAGTTGGTGGTTTCCACTCTGCAAGGTTAAAACGTTTCCAGGAACTGGTAGATAAGCAAATGACCAAAAGCATCAACCAGGATGTGCTGGACATGTTAAATACCAAATACATCATTACACAAGATCCTCAAAACGGATCTTATAAAATGCAGCGCAATGCAACGGCCGCCGGTAATGCGTGGTTTGTACAAAGTGTGCAGTTTGCAAAGAATTCTGATGAGGAAATGAAAGCCATCAGCAGTTTCGATGCTAAAAAAGAAGCTATTGTTGATGAGAGTTACAAAGATTTAATCGATACCAAACGTTTAGGTACTGGCCAGGAAGGTTTTATTCGCTTAACTACTTACAATCCTGATCATTTAACTTACGAGTATTCTTCTGCTAAAGATGTAATTGCCGTTTTCTCTGAGATTTACTACAAGGAAGGCTGGAAAATGTATATCGACGGTGTAGAAAAACCATACTTCAGAGCTGATTATGTTTTACGTGCTGCCCAACTGGAAGCAGGTAACCACAAACTCGAATTTATTTTCCATCCAACAGCTTACTATGCGGGTGAGAAAATTTCGTTGGCAGGTTCTATCCTCTTGTTAGCGGGATTAGGTTTCGGGTTTTATAACGAAGAGAAGAAGAAAAAGAAAGCAGTTAAGGCCAAGGCCTAA
- a CDS encoding alginate lyase family protein — MRKFAATIVLLSLALTAFSQVVSLNNNEIKKLKTQLKNNSESQKLYAGFAKNALNYLEEQPNPVDTIRTEGLLKGNPKKERTRLALADMNKMFALALQYRLSDDQKYLHKCVEFLEAWAKTNRPNGDPIDDTNLNEAVEAYDLIKTDIKPQAKNTIEKWLAETALTEINSKRMKAGRATAINNWNAHRLKVVGEIGYALNNSDFIIWTIDNLKSHININLYADGTSLDFKERDAMHYHIYDLEPMLRLAIMIDRARGINFYSYESPKGSSIQKSVNWLIPYIKGEKQHEEYVNTTVKFDRDRAKNNEAGFAPGTMFKPELALPVLKLAIYFDPTLIGVLQSVNGKEKSWMGILDQLQRDSNKFQNK, encoded by the coding sequence ATGAGAAAGTTTGCTGCGACAATCGTATTACTAAGTCTGGCATTAACTGCTTTTTCGCAAGTGGTTAGCCTAAATAACAATGAAATTAAAAAACTTAAAACCCAACTTAAAAACAACTCCGAATCTCAAAAATTATATGCAGGCTTCGCAAAAAATGCATTAAACTACCTCGAAGAGCAACCTAATCCTGTTGATACCATCCGTACTGAAGGTTTACTGAAAGGTAATCCTAAAAAAGAACGCACACGGCTGGCACTGGCCGATATGAACAAAATGTTTGCACTGGCTTTGCAATATCGTTTAAGTGATGACCAAAAATATCTCCACAAATGTGTAGAATTTCTTGAAGCCTGGGCAAAAACAAACCGACCCAACGGCGATCCGATCGACGATACCAACCTGAATGAAGCTGTAGAAGCATACGACCTGATTAAAACAGACATCAAACCTCAAGCTAAAAACACAATTGAAAAGTGGCTTGCTGAAACTGCGCTAACTGAAATTAACAGCAAGCGAATGAAAGCGGGAAGAGCCACAGCCATTAACAACTGGAATGCTCACCGCTTAAAAGTAGTTGGCGAAATTGGCTACGCATTAAACAATTCTGATTTCATTATCTGGACTATCGATAACCTCAAAAGCCACATCAACATTAACTTATATGCCGACGGTACCAGCCTGGATTTTAAAGAACGTGATGCCATGCACTACCACATTTACGATTTAGAACCCATGCTAAGGCTAGCCATTATGATTGACCGCGCGAGAGGAATCAATTTTTACAGCTACGAATCGCCAAAAGGTTCATCGATTCAAAAATCTGTTAACTGGCTAATACCTTACATAAAAGGCGAAAAACAGCACGAAGAATATGTAAATACGACTGTAAAGTTCGACCGGGACCGGGCTAAAAATAACGAAGCAGGATTTGCACCGGGTACCATGTTTAAACCAGAACTGGCATTGCCGGTATTGAAATTAGCGATTTATTTTGACCCGACTTTAATCGGGGTGCTCCAATCGGTTAATGGTAAAGAAAAAAGCTGGATGGGTATTTTGGATCAGTTGCAAAGGGATAGCAATAAATTTCAAAATAAATAA
- a CDS encoding GbsR/MarR family transcriptional regulator codes for MELAAAKLKFIEAWGKLGSEWGINRTMAQVHALLLISADALTTEEIMETLSISRGNANMTLRDLISWGLIEKQHKAGERKEYFFADKDVWNIARQVAKERKKRELEPVLKVLNELSNVEGDDKDPEFKTFKKSITDINKLAGNVDKTLETMLKAEENWFWGSILKVFK; via the coding sequence ATGGAATTAGCAGCAGCAAAGTTAAAATTTATAGAAGCCTGGGGCAAACTGGGTTCAGAATGGGGCATTAACCGTACCATGGCACAGGTACATGCTTTGTTGCTAATTTCTGCAGATGCACTTACCACTGAAGAGATAATGGAAACGCTGAGTATCTCGAGGGGAAATGCCAACATGACCCTCCGCGATTTGATTAGCTGGGGACTAATTGAAAAACAACACAAAGCTGGTGAACGTAAAGAGTACTTCTTTGCCGACAAAGACGTGTGGAACATTGCCCGCCAGGTAGCCAAAGAACGTAAAAAAAGAGAACTTGAACCAGTTTTAAAGGTATTAAATGAACTCTCGAACGTTGAAGGAGATGATAAAGATCCGGAGTTTAAGACTTTCAAAAAATCGATTACGGATATAAACAAATTGGCTGGTAATGTTGACAAAACTTTGGAAACCATGCTTAAAGCAGAAGAAAACTGGTTCTGGGGATCAATATTGAAGGTGTTTAAGTAA
- a CDS encoding DUF393 domain-containing protein, with the protein MKTLQNHVILFDNECPMCYAYTQTFIKTGMLDKKGREAYQNMPANICPLVDRQRAANEIALVNTLTGEVTYGIQSLFKIISHALPIFKTLFSFGPFVYLMQKFYAFISYNRKIIIPAKVKVNTTQPSFKIQYRIAYLLFTWLVTAYILTAYAHLLTRFVPLGASYREYLICGGQMFFQGIIILFYQKDNLWDYLGNMMTISFTGALLFLPMLVASHYFQINPILFILYFLMIAGLMFLEHLRRSKILNLSWVMSITWALYRLIVLVLILLF; encoded by the coding sequence ATGAAAACACTCCAAAATCACGTTATCCTGTTCGATAATGAATGTCCAATGTGCTATGCCTATACCCAAACATTTATTAAAACCGGCATGCTGGATAAAAAGGGGCGTGAAGCTTATCAAAACATGCCCGCCAATATCTGCCCGCTGGTTGATCGTCAGCGAGCAGCCAATGAAATTGCACTGGTAAATACCCTAACCGGCGAGGTAACTTATGGTATACAAAGCCTGTTTAAAATTATTAGTCATGCCTTACCCATCTTCAAAACACTCTTTTCATTTGGCCCTTTTGTTTATTTGATGCAAAAATTTTATGCTTTTATATCTTACAACAGAAAAATTATTATCCCTGCAAAAGTTAAAGTAAATACAACGCAGCCCAGTTTTAAAATTCAATATCGCATTGCTTATTTATTGTTCACCTGGCTGGTTACAGCCTATATTTTAACCGCTTACGCTCATCTGTTAACCCGATTTGTACCTTTGGGTGCCAGTTACCGCGAATATCTGATCTGCGGCGGGCAAATGTTTTTTCAAGGCATCATTATCCTTTTTTACCAGAAAGATAACCTTTGGGATTATCTGGGTAACATGATGACCATTTCTTTCACGGGAGCACTTTTGTTTTTACCTATGCTGGTAGCTTCTCATTATTTTCAAATCAATCCCATATTATTTATCCTCTATTTTTTAATGATTGCAGGACTCATGTTTCTGGAGCATTTGCGCCGAAGCAAAATTTTAAACCTGAGTTGGGTCATGAGCATTACCTGGGCACTTTACCGTTTAATTGTTTTAGTACTAATCTTATTATTTTAA